In Streptomyces canus, one DNA window encodes the following:
- a CDS encoding arabinofuranosidase catalytic domain-containing protein, which produces MGTIRTRRHPGGVRRLLAAVRRRGRPDNVPERANAPSPARSVGSPPKAFARAGAAVVLVAGTLTGAAVTAGAAHADTSGPCDIYAAGGTPCVAAHSTTRALYGSYNGPLYQVRRASDNTTRNIGVLSAGGYADAAGQDSFCSGTTCLITIVYDQSGRGNNLTQAPGGGAAGGPDNLANATAAPTTVGGHKAYGVFVAPGTGYRNNHTNGIATGDNPEGMYAIFDGTHYNGGCCFDYGNAETDSNDDGNGTMEAIYFGNIKVWGYGSGNGPWIMADLENGLFSGVNQHYNANDPTINYRYTTAIVKGGPNHWAIRGGNAQSGSLSTFYDGPRPNVAGYNPMRKQGAIILGIGGDNSKGAQGTFYEGVMTSGYPSDATENAVQANITAAGYSNASGGTSTGALHAVGAGKCLDVPNSSTTAGTQLQIWDCSGGDNQKWTRTSSGQLTVYSGSGQMCLDAYNHQTSAGTKVVTWPCNGGANQQWQLNSDGTVTGTQSGLCLDVTGASAANGALAELWSCNGQSNQQWSLS; this is translated from the coding sequence ATGGGAACCATACGGACAAGACGCCACCCCGGTGGTGTGCGACGGTTGCTCGCGGCGGTACGGCGCCGTGGCAGGCCGGACAACGTGCCCGAACGGGCGAACGCGCCGTCGCCGGCGCGCTCGGTCGGCTCCCCGCCGAAGGCGTTCGCCCGCGCGGGAGCCGCGGTCGTGCTCGTCGCCGGCACGCTGACCGGCGCCGCCGTCACGGCGGGTGCGGCCCATGCAGACACATCCGGGCCGTGCGACATCTACGCGGCGGGCGGTACCCCCTGCGTGGCGGCCCACAGCACCACACGAGCGTTGTACGGCTCGTACAACGGGCCGCTCTACCAAGTGCGGCGTGCCTCGGACAACACCACCCGGAACATCGGCGTCCTGAGCGCGGGCGGGTACGCCGACGCCGCCGGCCAGGACTCGTTCTGCTCGGGGACCACCTGCCTCATCACGATCGTCTACGACCAGTCCGGTCGCGGCAACAACCTCACGCAGGCGCCCGGGGGCGGAGCCGCGGGCGGCCCCGACAACCTCGCGAACGCGACCGCCGCACCCACCACGGTGGGAGGCCACAAGGCCTACGGCGTCTTCGTGGCGCCCGGCACGGGGTACCGCAACAACCACACGAACGGCATCGCCACCGGGGACAACCCCGAAGGCATGTACGCGATCTTCGACGGGACGCACTACAACGGCGGCTGCTGCTTCGACTACGGCAACGCCGAGACGGACAGCAACGACGACGGCAACGGCACCATGGAGGCCATCTACTTCGGCAACATCAAGGTCTGGGGCTATGGCAGCGGCAACGGCCCCTGGATCATGGCCGACCTGGAGAACGGCCTGTTCTCCGGAGTGAACCAGCACTACAACGCGAACGACCCGACCATCAACTACCGGTACACGACCGCCATCGTCAAAGGCGGCCCGAACCACTGGGCGATCCGCGGCGGCAACGCGCAGTCGGGCAGCCTGTCCACGTTCTACGACGGTCCGCGCCCCAACGTCGCGGGCTACAACCCGATGCGCAAGCAGGGTGCCATCATCCTCGGCATCGGCGGCGACAACAGCAAGGGCGCCCAAGGCACCTTCTACGAGGGCGTGATGACCTCGGGCTACCCGTCCGACGCCACCGAGAACGCGGTTCAGGCCAACATCACCGCGGCCGGATACAGCAACGCCTCCGGCGGGACGAGCACCGGAGCGCTGCACGCGGTGGGCGCGGGCAAGTGCCTGGACGTGCCGAACTCGTCCACGACGGCCGGTACGCAACTGCAGATCTGGGACTGCAGCGGCGGCGACAACCAGAAGTGGACCCGCACGTCCTCCGGCCAGTTGACCGTCTACAGCGGCAGCGGCCAGATGTGCCTGGACGCGTACAACCACCAGACGTCCGCCGGGACCAAAGTGGTGACGTGGCCGTGCAACGGCGGGGCCAATCAGCAGTGGCAGCTGAACTCCGACGGCACCGTCACCGGCACCCAGTCGGGACTCTGCCTCGATGTCACCGGCGCCTCCGCGGCCAACGGCGCCCTGGCCGAACTCTGGTCGTGCAACGGTCAGTCCAACCAGCAATGGAGCCTCTCCTGA
- a CDS encoding class I SAM-dependent methyltransferase gives MFDYDSELARHHERLLEALDVRPGDRVLDVGCGTGLTTRDAARAASVGSALGIDVSGPMLERARRQAEAEGLGNVDFVQGDAQAHPLPPEYFSLGVSRFGTMFFSDPAVAFANIGRALRPGARFVQLVWQAADRQEWHTSIRTALAGRHASASTGDDPFTLADPDDVAQVLTTAGFTAVDVVDVGEPVWYGPDADHARTAVLQLRMAKDWLAALDAASAERALDRLCATLDAHDTGDGVWFDSRAWLVGARRV, from the coding sequence GTGTTCGACTACGACTCGGAGCTCGCTCGCCATCACGAGCGACTGCTGGAAGCCCTCGACGTCCGCCCCGGTGATCGTGTCCTCGACGTCGGCTGCGGCACCGGCCTGACCACCCGGGACGCGGCCCGAGCGGCGTCGGTCGGTAGCGCGCTCGGCATCGACGTGTCGGGGCCCATGCTGGAGCGGGCCCGCCGACAGGCCGAGGCGGAAGGGCTCGGCAATGTCGATTTCGTGCAGGGCGACGCCCAGGCCCATCCGTTGCCGCCGGAGTATTTCAGTCTGGGTGTCAGTCGGTTCGGCACGATGTTCTTCTCCGACCCGGCGGTCGCGTTCGCCAACATCGGGCGAGCCCTGCGTCCGGGTGCGCGCTTCGTGCAGCTGGTCTGGCAGGCCGCCGACCGTCAGGAGTGGCATACCTCGATTCGGACGGCGCTCGCCGGCCGGCACGCGTCGGCCTCGACGGGCGACGACCCCTTCACGCTGGCCGATCCGGACGACGTGGCCCAGGTCCTGACCACGGCAGGCTTCACAGCCGTGGACGTCGTCGACGTAGGCGAGCCCGTCTGGTACGGCCCGGATGCCGACCACGCGCGTACCGCCGTACTCCAGCTGCGCATGGCGAAGGATTGGCTCGCCGCTCTGGATGCCGCGTCCGCCGAACGCGCCCTCGACCGGTTGTGCGCGACGCTCGACGCGCACGACACCGGCGACGGCGTGTGGTTCGACTCCCGCGCCTGGCTGGTCGGCGCGCGCCGAGTTTGA
- a CDS encoding alpha/beta fold hydrolase: MDILLIAGLWLDGSAWDDVVPVLEELGHRPVALTLPGQGGGAESATLEDQVAAVLAAVDAAPENPMVVGHSAAGSLAWLAADARPERVAGVALIGGFPSADGQPYADFFETKDGVMPFPGWGPFEGPDSADLDEETRSRIASAAIPVPERVAKGTVRLKDERRFDVPMLLVCPEFSPAQARDWIDAGDVPEVSRIRHLRFVDIDSGHWPMFTKPVELARLLATAAADV, from the coding sequence ATGGACATCCTGCTCATCGCCGGCCTGTGGCTCGACGGATCCGCCTGGGACGACGTCGTGCCCGTGCTCGAGGAACTCGGCCACCGCCCCGTGGCACTCACCCTGCCTGGTCAGGGTGGCGGGGCCGAGTCCGCCACCCTGGAGGACCAGGTGGCGGCGGTGCTCGCCGCCGTGGACGCGGCGCCGGAGAATCCCATGGTGGTCGGGCACTCCGCGGCCGGCTCCCTGGCCTGGCTCGCCGCCGACGCGCGGCCGGAGCGGGTCGCCGGGGTGGCCCTCATCGGAGGCTTCCCCTCCGCCGACGGGCAGCCGTACGCCGACTTCTTCGAGACCAAGGACGGCGTGATGCCCTTCCCCGGGTGGGGCCCGTTCGAGGGACCGGACTCCGCCGACCTCGACGAGGAGACACGCAGCCGCATCGCCTCGGCGGCGATCCCTGTGCCCGAGAGGGTGGCCAAGGGTACGGTGCGGCTGAAGGACGAGCGGAGGTTCGACGTCCCCATGCTGCTCGTGTGCCCCGAGTTCAGCCCCGCCCAGGCCCGGGACTGGATCGACGCCGGTGACGTGCCCGAGGTCTCCCGCATCAGGCACCTGCGCTTCGTCGACATCGACTCGGGCCACTGGCCGATGTTCACCAAGCCGGTCGAACTCGCCCGGCTGCTGGCCACGGCGGCCGCCGATGTCTGA
- a CDS encoding RICIN domain-containing protein produces MSRARALRGLWAAPVALLALLAQSLSTAGAASAVPTERQAATAALYVSPDAAPGGNGSAEQPFATIDQAQQPAHRLSADADVVVHLAGGTYRLTKPLTFGPGDGGQNGHTITYQAVSGQQPVVSGAQRVSGWQVHDQSSNIWSVHVGTGVNTRQLYVNGKQAPRASIQVPRSSFTFTQTGLTVTDSSLDYLAGLSDQSHMEVESVNSFTDRYAPVQSISGRTITMQQPAWNNNSWGYDTINAPFAGGTMYLENNYAFLKQAGQWYLDSSTGDLYYRAQPGQNPNSLDVELPRLQSLLGISGSYGSPATGLAFAGIRFTGTSWLGPSGPDGYADQQSGAHITGSYAMPANWLSTCKSGCTQFEATRNHWAQMPAAVQVSAATNITFSGDTFSELGQAGLGVGNDGVATASGTGLGASGVTITGNTFTDLAGSGIQVGGIQPDAHHPANPQMSNQNITISNNKVSGVGTDYKETAGILSTYVTNATITHNQCDHLPYDGIDIGWGWGMNDPGGSQDYVNRGTYNYQPIYSTPTTLKNNTVSHNLVFDTKNAMFDGGSIYSLSAAPGSVISDNYMYDNNRTTALYLDEGSRYLRVSNNVVQDAGNWALTNANANNHTDDSTFSGNWYNGGNTYVATGPPHNNVLTGNVQVSGTNWPQGAREVIQQAGVQSSGGGGFPTGYHQLVIGTNSLCLDVYGNSTGAGAAIDQWTCNGQSNQQFEFVPASGGYGQLRAQHSGQVVAVAGGSTSAGTPNIVQQAAGGASSTLWLPVQQSDGSYSFKNQNSGLCLDVYGGGSNLGQQLDQWQCKNAPGTNQDFTPR; encoded by the coding sequence ATGTCCAGAGCCAGAGCGCTCCGCGGCCTCTGGGCCGCCCCCGTGGCCCTGCTCGCCCTACTGGCCCAGAGCCTGAGCACAGCCGGGGCCGCATCCGCCGTACCCACCGAGCGCCAGGCAGCGACCGCCGCCCTGTACGTGTCTCCGGATGCGGCTCCCGGCGGGAACGGCAGCGCGGAGCAGCCGTTCGCGACGATCGACCAGGCGCAGCAGCCCGCGCACCGGCTCTCGGCCGATGCGGACGTCGTGGTCCACCTGGCCGGTGGCACGTACCGGCTGACCAAGCCGCTGACCTTCGGCCCCGGCGACGGCGGGCAGAACGGCCACACCATCACCTACCAGGCCGTGTCCGGGCAGCAGCCGGTCGTCAGCGGCGCCCAGCGGGTTTCGGGTTGGCAGGTGCATGATCAAAGCAGCAACATCTGGTCGGTCCATGTCGGTACCGGTGTGAACACGCGTCAGCTGTACGTGAACGGGAAGCAGGCACCGCGGGCGTCGATCCAGGTGCCCCGCTCGAGCTTCACCTTCACGCAGACCGGCCTGACCGTCACCGACTCCTCCCTCGACTACCTGGCCGGCCTCTCGGACCAGAGCCACATGGAAGTCGAGAGCGTCAACTCCTTCACCGACCGTTACGCGCCGGTCCAGTCGATCAGCGGCAGGACCATCACCATGCAGCAGCCCGCGTGGAACAACAACTCCTGGGGCTACGACACCATCAACGCGCCGTTCGCCGGCGGGACCATGTACCTGGAGAACAACTACGCGTTCCTCAAGCAGGCCGGGCAGTGGTACCTCGACTCGTCCACCGGCGACCTGTACTACCGGGCCCAGCCGGGGCAGAACCCGAACAGCCTCGACGTCGAACTGCCCCGGCTGCAGAGCCTGTTGGGCATCAGTGGCAGCTACGGCTCACCGGCGACCGGTCTGGCATTCGCCGGCATACGGTTCACCGGGACCTCCTGGCTGGGCCCGAGCGGACCCGACGGATACGCGGACCAGCAGAGCGGCGCGCACATCACCGGTTCCTATGCGATGCCCGCCAACTGGCTGAGCACCTGCAAGTCGGGCTGCACGCAGTTCGAGGCCACCCGGAACCACTGGGCGCAGATGCCCGCGGCCGTCCAGGTCTCCGCCGCCACGAACATCACGTTCTCCGGCGACACATTCTCCGAACTCGGGCAGGCCGGACTGGGCGTGGGCAACGACGGCGTCGCCACGGCCTCCGGCACCGGACTCGGAGCGAGCGGCGTCACCATCACCGGCAACACGTTCACCGACCTCGCCGGCAGCGGCATCCAGGTCGGCGGGATCCAGCCGGACGCGCACCACCCGGCCAACCCGCAGATGAGCAACCAGAACATCACCATCAGCAACAACAAGGTCAGCGGGGTGGGCACCGACTACAAGGAGACCGCGGGCATCCTGTCCACCTACGTCACCAACGCGACGATCACCCACAACCAGTGCGACCACCTGCCCTACGACGGGATCGACATCGGCTGGGGCTGGGGGATGAACGACCCGGGCGGCAGCCAGGACTACGTCAACCGAGGAACGTACAACTACCAGCCCATTTACAGCACTCCCACGACGCTGAAGAACAACACCGTCTCCCACAACCTGGTCTTCGACACCAAGAACGCGATGTTCGACGGCGGCAGCATCTACAGCCTGTCCGCGGCCCCCGGCTCGGTGATCTCCGACAACTACATGTACGACAACAACCGCACCACCGCCCTGTACCTCGACGAGGGCTCGCGGTATCTGAGGGTGTCCAACAACGTGGTGCAGGACGCCGGCAACTGGGCGCTCACCAACGCCAACGCGAACAACCACACCGACGACAGCACGTTCTCCGGCAACTGGTACAACGGCGGCAACACGTACGTGGCCACCGGCCCTCCGCACAACAACGTCCTCACCGGCAACGTCCAGGTCAGCGGCACCAACTGGCCTCAGGGCGCCAGAGAGGTCATCCAGCAGGCGGGCGTCCAGTCCTCGGGCGGCGGCGGCTTCCCCACGGGCTACCACCAGTTGGTGATCGGCACCAACAGCCTGTGCCTGGACGTGTACGGCAACTCCACCGGCGCGGGCGCCGCGATCGACCAGTGGACCTGCAACGGGCAGAGCAACCAGCAGTTCGAGTTCGTGCCCGCCTCGGGCGGCTACGGGCAACTGCGGGCACAGCACTCAGGACAGGTCGTGGCGGTGGCGGGAGGTTCCACGAGTGCCGGTACGCCGAACATCGTGCAGCAGGCCGCGGGCGGAGCGTCCAGCACTCTGTGGCTGCCGGTACAGCAGTCCGACGGCTCGTATTCCTTCAAGAACCAGAACAGCGGTCTGTGCCTGGACGTCTACGGCGGCGGCAGCAACCTGGGCCAGCAACTGGACCAGTGGCAGTGCAAGAACGCACCCGGCACCAACCAGGACTTCACCCCCCGCTGA
- a CDS encoding GAF and ANTAR domain-containing protein, whose product MEWREFAEAMAQLARTLLAQESVQGTLDEIAASAVRLVDGCDAAGILAVRKGRAVTLSSCGDVVEASDQLQGELAEGPCFDLAARATGGDGERVFRIADITEPQPAWPRFATAARDLGIGSMTGVLLYTHDEDFGALNLYSRRPGAFGKDIETAGWMLASHAAVALADARTIDQLEDAMKTRHAIGEAMGILMERHKLTEDDAFNVLRRISQQHNIKLRDVAQRVRTNRAAQA is encoded by the coding sequence GTGGAGTGGCGGGAATTCGCAGAGGCGATGGCCCAGCTTGCGCGGACGTTGCTGGCCCAGGAGTCGGTGCAGGGGACACTGGACGAGATCGCGGCGTCGGCGGTGCGACTGGTGGACGGCTGTGACGCGGCCGGGATCCTCGCGGTCCGCAAGGGCCGGGCGGTCACGCTGTCCTCGTGCGGCGACGTGGTGGAAGCATCCGACCAGCTGCAGGGCGAGCTGGCAGAGGGCCCGTGCTTCGATCTCGCCGCCCGGGCCACCGGCGGGGACGGGGAGCGCGTGTTCCGGATCGCGGACATCACCGAGCCGCAGCCTGCTTGGCCCCGGTTCGCCACGGCGGCTCGCGACCTGGGTATCGGCAGCATGACCGGGGTGCTGCTCTACACCCACGACGAGGACTTCGGCGCGCTGAACCTGTACTCCCGCCGCCCGGGCGCCTTCGGCAAGGACATCGAGACCGCCGGCTGGATGCTGGCCTCGCACGCCGCCGTCGCCCTGGCCGACGCCCGCACCATCGACCAGCTCGAGGACGCCATGAAGACCCGGCACGCCATAGGCGAGGCCATGGGCATCCTGATGGAACGCCACAAGCTGACCGAGGACGACGCCTTCAACGTGCTGCGCCGCATCTCGCAGCAACACAACATCAAGCTCCGCGACGTCGCCCAGCGGGTCCGCACCAACCGCGCCGCCCAGGCCTGA
- a CDS encoding GNAT family N-acetyltransferase, with protein MSEPGPYQVRPLDAATWDVFAELVERNNGIFGGCWCIGYHPECGRHGISHREAKEDRVRTGRAHAALVLDEGGTAQGWCQYGSPEELPNIKHRRAYDKDVPPRPDWRITCVYVDRKHRGRGIARAALEGALDQIAQAGGGVVEAISEVTDGREAQGRFLFSATVELFQDFGFTRGRQVGKHAWIVSRVVDPA; from the coding sequence ATGTCTGAGCCCGGGCCGTACCAGGTCCGCCCCCTGGACGCCGCCACCTGGGACGTCTTCGCGGAGCTCGTCGAGCGCAACAACGGGATCTTCGGCGGGTGCTGGTGCATCGGCTACCACCCGGAGTGCGGCCGACACGGGATCAGCCACCGCGAGGCCAAGGAGGACCGGGTGCGGACCGGCCGCGCCCACGCCGCGCTCGTCCTCGACGAAGGCGGCACCGCGCAAGGGTGGTGCCAGTACGGCAGCCCGGAGGAGCTCCCCAACATCAAGCACAGGCGCGCGTATGACAAGGACGTACCGCCGCGGCCGGACTGGCGGATCACCTGTGTCTACGTCGACAGGAAACACCGCGGACGGGGCATCGCGCGGGCGGCGCTGGAAGGCGCCCTCGACCAGATCGCCCAGGCCGGAGGGGGCGTCGTCGAAGCCATCTCGGAGGTGACCGACGGACGCGAGGCGCAGGGCCGCTTCCTGTTCAGCGCGACCGTCGAACTTTTCCAGGACTTCGGATTCACGCGCGGTCGGCAGGTCGGCAAGCATGCGTGGATCGTGAGCAGGGTGGTCGATCCGGCCTGA
- a CDS encoding helix-turn-helix transcriptional regulator, translating to MPTDLSPTARALRTLEILQSRTAGVTADELAASLGVTERAARRYVGILREAGIPVHSARGPYGGYRLGRGARLPPVVFTEPEALGLVMAVLDGQPAAADPDADDLVGAALGKVIRALPESVGRQAAALREHASAAPDRHASRPDPALTSTLVAASAVRRRVLVTYRSESGNEWEAEVDPWAVVVRYGRWYLLCHSHHADAIRTYRIDRVRAVRETVHGFEMPDGLDPVAALEENLGKGWEFPTRVVFDAPMAEVLPSIRPPMGRLEPSGDGCVLVGSTRNPTMYAQEWLAQLPLAFRVEGGQELRAAVEALATRFTAAVTDGP from the coding sequence ATGCCGACCGATCTCAGTCCCACCGCGCGAGCCCTGCGCACCCTCGAGATCCTCCAGTCCCGCACCGCGGGAGTGACGGCCGACGAGCTCGCCGCTTCCCTGGGTGTCACGGAGCGGGCCGCGCGCCGCTACGTCGGGATCCTCCGCGAGGCGGGCATCCCCGTGCACTCGGCCCGGGGCCCCTACGGCGGGTACCGGCTGGGGCGCGGGGCGCGGCTACCTCCGGTGGTCTTCACGGAGCCCGAGGCGCTGGGCCTGGTCATGGCGGTCCTCGACGGTCAGCCGGCGGCCGCCGACCCCGACGCCGACGACCTCGTCGGTGCCGCACTGGGCAAGGTCATCCGGGCGCTGCCCGAGAGCGTCGGCCGGCAGGCGGCCGCCCTGCGCGAGCACGCCTCGGCGGCGCCCGACCGACACGCGTCCCGTCCGGATCCCGCCCTCACGAGCACGCTGGTCGCGGCGAGCGCGGTGCGACGCCGCGTGCTCGTCACGTACCGCAGTGAATCCGGCAACGAGTGGGAGGCCGAGGTGGATCCCTGGGCGGTGGTCGTCCGCTACGGCCGCTGGTACCTCCTGTGCCACTCCCACCACGCGGACGCGATCCGCACCTACCGGATCGACCGGGTCCGCGCGGTCCGGGAGACCGTCCATGGCTTCGAGATGCCCGACGGCCTCGACCCGGTGGCGGCGCTGGAGGAGAACCTGGGCAAGGGGTGGGAGTTTCCCACGCGGGTGGTGTTCGACGCCCCGATGGCCGAGGTGCTGCCGTCGATCCGCCCGCCGATGGGACGGCTCGAACCGTCGGGAGACGGGTGCGTGCTCGTCGGCAGCACGAGGAATCCGACGATGTACGCGCAGGAGTGGCTGGCGCAGCTGCCGCTCGCCTTCCGCGTCGAGGGCGGGCAGGAACTGCGCGCGGCGGTGGAAGCGCTCGCCACGCGTTTCACCGCCGCCGTGACGGACGGGCCCTGA